The following are from one region of the Melioribacteraceae bacterium 4301-Me genome:
- a CDS encoding amylo-alpha-1,6-glucosidase has product MILVQFSKLKIIFLLCFIEGILFETSLFAQSFLSNLSATENDPIYTTYNSALSRSEYIVNEGYQFVWYDPQKGMNFETNQAGNIGLVFKKDGIVKEQLQQYYQKPVITTSYSDLVKFNYYPFKDVKVEECFLVYSSRIAVRQIKITNESSFDKVIDIYPFIQNINRFYSNVNLINDSTGIEFNHEEYPDGWMKEHNIPFQKNLKNILLLNLKPDDMGSYLLYEKKGDTSKTIFMNSVNLNYLNKNIPIDKAKIISLKKRLNISAGQTVELKLVRGVIEPEKNVNELITQGKSLMKEDLNKYVLENEKIYKKIPLLKFNDKDKELLYWNAFSLIRQCMLPPEGECHYNYYVFSREPKWGWGYGGQVFHESLTMLAYVFMDPESAMNSQRVFMERQHPDGYINYRTGPYLNETIPENGQLTTSAPWFNWENWEIYKVTKDKNFLKQAYESGKKFYNYYINNRDSDNDGLCEWGANAVLESVRDARVAVWDEVGDPSNFEAVDCNIMLVKEAKSLASMANELGLKEEADNWAKDAERRTELINKYMWDTETGFYYNVNKKDHSFTFKTKNDLKRKEIIAFLALWAEIANKNQANALMKHLLNPKEFWRKYGVPTLSADDKYYNPIGYWNGPVWVQWDYLIFRGLLNYGYKKEAKELAEKIMTNMIHQLKTDHWFWEFYSPDEHQAGWNKTYIWAGIISRFMIDLQNITK; this is encoded by the coding sequence ATGATTCTTGTTCAGTTCAGTAAATTGAAAATAATTTTTCTTCTCTGTTTTATAGAAGGAATTTTATTTGAGACAAGTTTATTTGCACAAAGTTTTTTAAGTAATCTTTCAGCTACTGAAAACGATCCAATTTACACTACTTACAATTCCGCTTTAAGTAGATCAGAATACATCGTGAATGAAGGCTATCAATTTGTTTGGTACGACCCTCAAAAAGGTATGAACTTCGAAACAAATCAAGCTGGAAATATTGGATTAGTTTTTAAGAAAGATGGAATTGTAAAAGAACAGCTTCAACAATACTATCAAAAGCCAGTTATTACTACATCGTATAGCGATTTGGTGAAGTTTAATTACTATCCCTTTAAAGATGTAAAAGTTGAGGAATGTTTTTTAGTCTATAGTTCTAGAATTGCTGTTAGACAAATAAAAATTACAAACGAAAGTTCATTTGATAAAGTAATAGATATTTATCCATTCATTCAAAACATTAATAGATTTTATTCTAACGTAAATTTAATTAATGACAGTACCGGTATTGAATTTAATCATGAGGAATACCCTGATGGCTGGATGAAAGAGCACAACATACCATTCCAAAAAAACTTGAAAAATATCTTACTTCTTAATCTAAAGCCTGATGATATGGGGTCTTATCTCCTATATGAAAAGAAAGGAGATACTAGCAAGACCATTTTTATGAATTCTGTTAATCTAAACTATCTTAATAAAAATATACCTATTGACAAGGCTAAAATTATTTCTTTGAAAAAAAGATTAAACATCTCTGCAGGGCAAACAGTAGAGCTTAAGCTTGTTCGTGGTGTAATTGAACCAGAAAAAAATGTTAATGAATTGATTACACAAGGTAAATCTTTAATGAAAGAAGATTTGAACAAATATGTTCTTGAAAATGAAAAAATTTATAAAAAAATACCTCTTCTGAAATTTAACGACAAAGATAAAGAATTACTTTATTGGAATGCGTTTTCTTTAATTAGGCAGTGTATGCTTCCCCCTGAAGGAGAGTGCCATTATAATTATTATGTTTTCTCGCGTGAACCTAAATGGGGATGGGGTTATGGCGGACAAGTTTTCCATGAAAGTCTTACAATGCTTGCTTATGTTTTTATGGACCCTGAGAGTGCGATGAATTCTCAAAGAGTTTTTATGGAAAGACAACACCCTGATGGTTATATAAATTATCGAACGGGTCCATACTTGAACGAGACAATTCCAGAAAATGGACAGCTTACAACTTCCGCACCTTGGTTTAATTGGGAAAATTGGGAAATTTATAAGGTTACAAAAGATAAAAATTTTTTGAAGCAGGCGTACGAGTCCGGGAAAAAATTCTATAATTATTATATCAACAATCGCGATTCCGATAATGATGGTTTGTGTGAGTGGGGTGCAAATGCAGTTTTAGAGTCTGTCCGCGATGCAAGAGTTGCAGTTTGGGATGAAGTAGGAGACCCTTCAAATTTTGAGGCAGTCGATTGCAATATTATGCTTGTTAAAGAAGCCAAATCACTTGCATCAATGGCAAATGAACTTGGGTTAAAAGAAGAAGCAGATAATTGGGCGAAAGACGCAGAGCGCAGAACAGAGTTAATAAATAAATATATGTGGGACACAGAAACTGGATTTTATTATAATGTCAATAAAAAAGACCATAGCTTTACCTTCAAAACAAAAAATGATCTTAAAAGAAAAGAGATAATTGCATTTCTCGCACTTTGGGCAGAGATTGCAAATAAAAACCAAGCTAATGCGTTAATGAAACACTTACTAAATCCAAAGGAATTTTGGAGAAAATACGGAGTACCTACTTTATCGGCAGATGATAAATATTACAACCCAATTGGCTATTGGAATGGACCAGTGTGGGTTCAATGGGATTACCTAATTTTTAGAGGGCTGCTTAACTATGGATATAAAAAAGAAGCAAAAGAATTAGCTGAAAAAATAATGACCAATATGATTCATCAATTGAAGACTGATCACTGGTTCTGGGAATTCTATAGTCCAGACGAGCACCAAGCAGGTTGGAACAAAACTTATATCTGGGCAGGCATCATTTCTAGATTTATGATTGACTTACAAAATATCACTAAATGA
- a CDS encoding LacI family DNA-binding transcriptional regulator yields the protein MAKRVTLKNIADTLNISMMTVSRALNNQPNVDEETKERVIKTARQLGYFPNQIAKSLVIAKTQTIGVVVPEITHSFFPDAIKGIEEVVYKAGYNIILTHSAEDTKREISAIETLASRRVDGILASVAESDTEYQIYKQIIDMGLHVVFFDRCVYNIGASCVSVNDEESAFKITEHLIKHKYKKIAHLRGPLSISIARERLEGFKRALQKYKIKYNESWIVESGFHEDGGYKAMNKLFELPRKNWPRAVVAVNDPAAFGAMKAVKEKGLNIPQDIAIVGFSDDIRAELMWSPLTTVKQNAYEVGKLAAQKLIAHIHNKKEKVENIVVKTELVIRNSCGCKYKLGIRNWELGIKN from the coding sequence ATGGCAAAGAGAGTAACACTAAAGAATATAGCAGACACATTGAACATTTCAATGATGACTGTCTCAAGAGCATTAAACAATCAGCCTAATGTTGACGAAGAAACAAAAGAAAGAGTAATTAAAACAGCTCGTCAATTGGGGTATTTCCCAAATCAAATAGCAAAAAGTCTCGTAATTGCAAAAACACAAACGATTGGTGTGGTAGTGCCTGAGATAACCCACTCATTTTTCCCCGATGCAATTAAAGGAATTGAAGAGGTAGTTTACAAAGCGGGTTATAATATTATACTTACTCATTCAGCTGAAGACACAAAGCGGGAAATCTCAGCTATTGAAACACTTGCATCTCGAAGAGTTGATGGAATTCTTGCCTCAGTTGCAGAATCTGATACTGAATATCAAATATATAAACAAATAATTGATATGGGACTTCATGTGGTTTTCTTTGACCGCTGCGTTTATAATATTGGTGCAAGTTGTGTTAGTGTAAACGATGAAGAAAGCGCCTTTAAAATAACTGAACATTTAATTAAACATAAGTATAAAAAAATTGCTCACCTTCGCGGACCATTATCAATTTCAATTGCACGAGAAAGACTGGAAGGATTTAAAAGAGCTTTGCAGAAATATAAAATAAAATACAACGAAAGTTGGATTGTTGAATCGGGATTCCATGAAGACGGCGGCTATAAAGCCATGAATAAACTTTTTGAATTACCTAGAAAAAATTGGCCGCGAGCCGTTGTAGCTGTAAACGACCCAGCAGCTTTTGGCGCAATGAAAGCTGTTAAAGAAAAAGGATTGAATATCCCTCAAGATATTGCCATAGTTGGCTTCTCTGATGATATTAGAGCCGAACTGATGTGGAGCCCCTTAACTACCGTTAAACAAAATGCTTATGAAGTAGGTAAACTTGCTGCGCAAAAATTGATAGCTCATATCCATAATAAAAAAGAAAAAGTGGAAAATATAGTGGTTAAAACTGAATTAGTAATACGAAA
- a CDS encoding amylo-alpha-1,6-glucosidase yields MKLTTIIILILTVNLSSQTLHVNDKFLMINAAADDPLFTTYTAAMQRSRLYGDKGYKMDYYSDCYPINYSGDQAGKFYCIWKVNQVVVMNIEDYHKKPVVTASFPDMAILEYEPFKGIHVQETFFVYSSSIAMVSMQIKNYDNVPHEIEIYPILELGNDSLLIKYFDNKNFGYVTNHYESKYRLISSLYKNAPYPTQTRDFFCGNFKPYSYGGYSESINEFYIKIKTDYYSNNRSDTLNLKNDGYVNFIALHNKFTLKSGEQKNIRYFRGWQDQKENLDSLIGQINKLKTEPLQKYVDENVELFSKVPRINFKTEDEKLVYIGAFNLVRGCMLPPTDSAKHNFYVFSRQPLWGWGHGHQVLHESLSMLAYAYMDPLSAEGSQRIYIDQQRKDGLIAYRHGPRGLQDYPHYSKELGKEMSTTSAPFFSWINWEVYKVSKDKKFLEDAYKSGSKYVNWLEENRDTDHDGLFEWGPYGIIENVRDWYNVVFQVSKERHLDVDKEDISDELEDLDLSLMVVNEMKSLAKMAEALGYQKEKEKWMEKANHISNLINKFMWDDSTGFYYHVDKKNHYFKYLTRDLKHKEIIGFLALWSGTATKGRAEKLVQHLTNPNEFWRKYGIPTLSADDPFYSPYVDYCCKWNGPVWLLWDYMVIDGLKKYGYKKIADEISEKMLLAVITQLKKNHNFWESYSADNDVLNSPSNYIWDSIIARVLIDKYNKEAK; encoded by the coding sequence ATGAAGTTAACAACAATAATAATTCTTATACTTACAGTGAACCTTTCTTCACAAACTCTGCATGTAAACGATAAGTTTTTAATGATAAATGCTGCAGCAGATGATCCCCTTTTTACAACTTACACGGCAGCAATGCAACGTTCGCGTTTGTACGGCGATAAAGGTTATAAAATGGATTATTATTCAGACTGCTATCCAATTAATTATTCTGGTGACCAAGCAGGCAAGTTTTATTGTATTTGGAAAGTAAACCAAGTAGTAGTAATGAATATTGAAGATTACCACAAAAAACCTGTCGTTACAGCTTCTTTCCCAGATATGGCAATTCTTGAATACGAGCCTTTTAAGGGAATTCATGTGCAGGAAACTTTTTTTGTTTACAGCTCATCTATTGCAATGGTAAGCATGCAAATTAAAAATTATGATAATGTACCCCATGAGATTGAAATTTATCCAATACTTGAACTTGGCAACGATTCTTTGCTAATCAAGTATTTCGATAATAAGAATTTTGGGTATGTGACAAATCATTACGAATCAAAATATAGGTTAATTAGCAGTTTATATAAAAATGCACCTTACCCAACACAAACGAGAGATTTTTTCTGTGGCAATTTTAAACCTTATTCTTATGGGGGTTATTCGGAAAGTATAAACGAATTTTACATAAAAATAAAAACGGACTACTATTCTAATAATAGAAGTGATACGTTAAATCTTAAAAACGACGGATATGTAAATTTTATCGCACTGCACAATAAGTTTACGTTAAAGTCTGGTGAACAAAAAAATATAAGATACTTTAGAGGGTGGCAAGATCAAAAGGAAAATCTCGATTCTCTTATTGGCCAAATAAACAAATTAAAAACTGAACCTCTTCAAAAATATGTTGATGAGAATGTAGAACTCTTTTCTAAGGTTCCGAGAATAAATTTTAAAACTGAGGATGAAAAGCTTGTCTACATTGGTGCTTTTAATCTTGTACGAGGCTGTATGCTTCCTCCAACAGATTCAGCTAAGCATAATTTTTATGTTTTTTCGCGACAGCCGTTATGGGGATGGGGACATGGTCATCAAGTTCTTCATGAATCATTAAGTATGTTAGCTTATGCGTATATGGACCCGCTTTCTGCAGAGGGCTCTCAAAGAATTTATATAGACCAGCAAAGAAAGGATGGATTAATTGCTTATCGACATGGACCGCGAGGTCTGCAAGATTACCCACATTATAGTAAGGAACTTGGAAAAGAAATGTCTACTACCTCAGCTCCGTTTTTTTCGTGGATCAACTGGGAAGTTTACAAAGTAAGCAAAGATAAAAAATTTTTGGAAGATGCTTATAAATCCGGTTCAAAGTATGTCAATTGGTTAGAAGAAAATAGAGATACTGATCACGACGGTTTATTTGAATGGGGTCCCTATGGAATAATTGAAAATGTGCGCGACTGGTATAATGTGGTATTTCAAGTCTCTAAAGAAAGGCACCTTGATGTTGATAAGGAAGACATTTCCGATGAACTGGAAGACCTTGACCTTTCTTTAATGGTAGTAAATGAAATGAAATCGCTTGCAAAAATGGCTGAGGCTTTAGGTTATCAAAAAGAAAAAGAAAAGTGGATGGAAAAAGCTAATCATATTTCTAATTTGATTAATAAGTTTATGTGGGATGACTCTACCGGTTTTTATTATCATGTCGATAAGAAAAATCATTATTTTAAATATTTAACACGTGACTTAAAACATAAGGAAATAATAGGTTTCCTTGCACTTTGGTCTGGTACAGCGACAAAAGGTAGAGCAGAAAAACTTGTTCAGCACTTAACCAATCCAAATGAATTCTGGCGAAAGTATGGCATTCCTACTTTATCTGCAGATGACCCATTCTACAGTCCTTATGTTGATTATTGCTGTAAATGGAATGGACCTGTTTGGCTGCTCTGGGACTACATGGTAATTGATGGATTAAAAAAATACGGCTACAAAAAAATTGCAGATGAAATATCAGAAAAAATGTTATTGGCAGTGATAACCCAATTGAAAAAAAATCACAACTTTTGGGAATCTTACAGTGCAGATAATGATGTGTTAAACAGTCCGTCAAATTATATATGGGATTCAATTATAGCGAGAGTTTTAATTGATAAATATAATAAAGAAGCTAAGTGA
- a CDS encoding amylo-alpha-1,6-glucosidase has translation MKTRLSIFLLFIFILNLSAQENQKDFVPKFELKKNEIELSRIAQPTQYFDRIGRKAALMGYEDGTFEMWVWPWKPLRNFQLQFFVESSTTPIQPKDILKTISVTPEVATLTFSYESFTIKEIIMVPVNEKGAIILLDVNTTVPLTIVPGFLPVMQPQWPAGIGGQYSYWDDNVKGYIISEGRQRALFICGSPLGKQMTAPPAHMFADNPLQFKIEIKPNEVKNFFVPIIIAGGINAKYSEVKSLYDNLWQNAEKYYQINFDYYKNLRDNTVNIITPKKKLNLAYEWSKVALHNLMVNNPNLGYGMVAGYGLSGGGGRPGFAWFFGGDCFINSLSFNSIQDFNTVRDALKFTQKWQRQDNFPIRKNKPNEVNKDIGKMAHELSQSEGLIDWWNDYHFGYNHADTTPWYLVAIGDYYHQSGDLDFIRQSWNSIKQAYKWCLSKDSDGDGLMDLKGAGLGVLEFGKYVNIYADFYTSAIWTKGIEAVIEMSDAVGDLKLKADAELELKKALKAMEEKFWMPKKGIYSYGATEKGEQVDENTPWTSTGMKFKVLDDKHSIEALKKMTTSELITDWGVRSLSNKSELYDPANYNYGAVWPFISTLMTRALYNYNFSLSAYKLIQAIANHFFDNGLGVVAEVFSGNFNSKLAEGYHDQGFSAAGFTEPFVRGLIGLDVNAPKKTIYFSPNLPADWDSLLINNVKIGNDVINLKLLKNKNSVKLFLENKGNNKINFVFTPALGLGTIVKSVTLNGKSIDYKFPISEQAFLVKTAFELEKSSVLDITINPSPEIYLLPLKTDYGGTNNSLNILYQELKADSIITYVEGKSGNDYLLGLKNANLVNSVIGGELQNDFIRVSFKNGNVNEFIRKKIVLTIKK, from the coding sequence ATGAAAACAAGACTATCAATCTTTCTTTTATTTATTTTCATTTTGAACTTGTCTGCTCAAGAAAACCAAAAAGACTTTGTCCCAAAATTTGAATTAAAGAAAAATGAGATTGAGTTAAGCAGAATTGCTCAGCCAACTCAGTATTTCGATAGAATTGGAAGGAAAGCCGCTTTAATGGGTTATGAAGACGGCACTTTTGAAATGTGGGTATGGCCATGGAAACCGCTCAGAAATTTTCAGCTTCAGTTTTTTGTGGAATCTTCAACTACACCAATTCAACCGAAAGATATTTTGAAGACAATTTCAGTAACTCCAGAAGTAGCAACTCTAACATTTTCATACGAGTCGTTTACTATTAAAGAAATAATAATGGTTCCTGTTAATGAAAAAGGAGCAATTATTCTTCTCGATGTTAACACAACTGTACCTTTAACTATTGTTCCCGGCTTTTTGCCGGTAATGCAACCTCAGTGGCCCGCAGGTATCGGTGGTCAGTACAGTTATTGGGATGATAATGTAAAGGGTTATATTATCTCGGAAGGTCGGCAAAGAGCTTTGTTCATTTGCGGTTCACCGCTTGGCAAACAGATGACTGCACCACCAGCACATATGTTTGCTGATAATCCACTTCAATTTAAAATTGAGATTAAACCAAATGAAGTGAAGAATTTTTTTGTTCCGATTATAATTGCCGGAGGTATAAATGCCAAATATTCTGAAGTTAAATCTCTATATGATAATCTTTGGCAAAATGCAGAAAAGTATTATCAAATTAACTTCGATTATTATAAGAATCTAAGAGATAACACGGTAAATATTATAACGCCGAAAAAGAAATTAAATTTAGCATACGAATGGAGTAAAGTTGCGCTTCACAATTTAATGGTAAATAATCCTAATCTTGGATATGGCATGGTTGCAGGTTATGGATTGTCCGGAGGAGGTGGCCGCCCTGGTTTTGCATGGTTCTTTGGCGGTGACTGTTTTATTAATTCTTTATCTTTTAACAGCATACAAGATTTTAATACAGTTAGAGATGCGTTAAAATTCACACAAAAATGGCAGCGGCAAGATAATTTTCCTATTAGAAAAAATAAGCCGAATGAAGTAAACAAAGATATTGGTAAAATGGCACATGAGCTTTCTCAAAGTGAAGGATTAATTGATTGGTGGAACGATTACCATTTTGGTTATAATCACGCTGATACAACTCCATGGTACTTAGTAGCTATAGGCGATTATTACCATCAAAGTGGTGACCTCGATTTTATTAGACAAAGTTGGAACTCAATAAAACAGGCATATAAATGGTGCTTATCAAAAGATAGCGACGGCGATGGGTTAATGGATTTGAAAGGCGCCGGCTTGGGTGTGCTTGAATTTGGAAAATATGTAAATATTTATGCCGACTTTTACACTTCTGCAATTTGGACAAAAGGGATTGAAGCAGTAATTGAAATGTCTGATGCAGTTGGAGATTTAAAATTAAAGGCAGATGCAGAATTGGAATTGAAAAAAGCACTAAAAGCAATGGAAGAAAAATTTTGGATGCCAAAAAAAGGAATCTATAGCTATGGTGCAACTGAAAAGGGTGAGCAAGTCGATGAGAATACTCCATGGACATCAACTGGAATGAAATTTAAAGTGCTGGATGATAAACACTCAATTGAAGCTCTTAAAAAAATGACTACTTCTGAATTAATTACAGATTGGGGCGTTAGAAGTCTCTCTAATAAGTCCGAACTTTATGACCCTGCTAATTACAATTACGGAGCTGTTTGGCCATTCATATCTACATTAATGACTCGTGCTTTATACAATTATAATTTTAGTCTTTCTGCTTATAAATTAATTCAGGCAATTGCAAACCATTTTTTTGATAATGGATTGGGTGTGGTTGCTGAAGTCTTTTCCGGCAATTTTAATTCTAAACTGGCAGAAGGTTATCACGATCAAGGCTTTTCGGCAGCAGGATTTACAGAGCCTTTTGTTAGAGGACTTATTGGTTTAGATGTAAACGCACCAAAGAAAACAATTTATTTCTCACCTAATTTGCCTGCTGACTGGGATAGCCTTTTGATAAACAATGTTAAAATTGGAAACGACGTCATTAATCTTAAATTACTGAAGAATAAGAACAGCGTAAAATTATTTCTAGAAAATAAAGGCAATAATAAAATTAACTTTGTTTTCACTCCAGCATTAGGACTTGGGACTATTGTTAAATCTGTTACTCTAAATGGTAAATCTATTGATTATAAGTTCCCTATTTCAGAGCAAGCATTTTTAGTTAAAACTGCTTTCGAACTGGAAAAATCCTCTGTCTTGGATATTACTATAAATCCTTCCCCAGAAATTTATTTACTTCCTTTGAAAACTGACTATGGTGGGACTAATAATTCACTTAATATTCTTTATCAAGAATTGAAAGCTGACAGCATAATTACTTATGTAGAAGGCAAATCTGGTAACGATTATTTATTGGGTTTGAAAAACGCTAATCTTGTGAACAGTGTAATAGGCGGCGAATTACAAAATGATTTTATTAGAGTTAGTTTTAAGAACGGGAATGTGAATGAATTCATTAGAAAGAAAATTGTTCTGACAATTAAGAAATAA